The segment GGGCTTCATCGGGTTGTTTTCGACGACATCCACCGCCTTATGATTCTGACTGAATTTTTCAGTCAGGCTCGTCAAGACCGATATTATGATTTCTGCCCCAGCATCCCCGGTAACTTGAGCGGGTCTCTGCAAACCATAAAATCCCATCTCCCCAGCTGCCCCTCAAATTTCTTTTTTTTCAAGAAAGCTATAATAACTTGCTCGGTTGAAAATGATATGATCGAGGAGTTTGATGCCCAGTATCTCTCCTGCTGACATGAGTTGTTTGGTGATTTCCATGTCTTCCTTGCCGGGTTCCACATTCCCAGACGGGTGGTTATGGGCGACGATGACCGCGCTGGCCCGGTCCGTTATGGCATCGGCAAAGACCTCGCGGGGGTGGACATGGGTCTTGTTGACCAGCCCCACGGAGATAACCCGCACCGCTATGACTTCATTGGAACCGTTCAGGGAAACACAGAGAAAATGTTCCTGCTTCCGGTCGGCGTAATGCTGAATCAAGGGAAGCACTTCGGCAGGGAAACTTATTTTAAATCCTTCCGGTTTGATCCTCCGTCGGGCAAATTCCAGGGCCGCGGCAATCAGGGTCGCCTTGGCCGGTCCCATGCCGGCGATATTCTGCAGGGCCGAACAATCGGGCGTGCCTCCGTTGGAATCAATGGCGGTCAAGACCTGGTTGGCCACGGACATGACATCATGCCCTTCTATACCCCGGCCAATAAGGATAGCCATGAGTTCCACATCGGACAACGCTTGCGGTCCTTTCTTAGCCAGCTTTTCCCGGGGCCTTTCATTCTGCGGAATGTCTGTGACCCGTTTCATCGATCTCCCTTTGCAGGTAATAATCTATCTTTTCAAGCTCTTCAGGTATTCGACCAGAACATATATTTTTGTTGAGGGATTATCCGTTCCACTGGATTCGTGAAATTTTCCCAGTTGTTTGGCATTGCTGATGGCTTCCTCCGTCTTGTCGACGAGATAAATCAAAAAGTTTTGAGAGCCCTTATCATAGTCAGGTATATGCTTTCTGAGATCCGACACAACCAATTCACAATTTGATTCATTAATGGGTGCATCATACTGGCGGGTGGTGTAGGTAAAATGAAGAAGCAGCCAAAACTCGAAACAGGGAATAGAGGTAGTGGCATGGATTGTGGCACCTTTTCTGAGCCGGACGGAACGTATTTTATCCACGGTTGCATCGTAGGTGGCATGTTTGTCTCGGTCAAAAACACAATAAACGTGGTCGAAATCCCTTTCTTTGTTATATTCTTCAAGGGCATAATCAACAAGCCTTTTGGGATCAAGCCCATTCTTTTTATCGCCAATGACCACGTTAGCTCTGTTCAAACCAAAATAGTTTATCAGCCATCTAAAGTAGTGAGGCTCAGTCTTTCCACCCTCGCAGACTATCAATACCCGGGGGAGAGGACTAAGAGTGGCTATTCTCCGGCGATGCATTTCGGCCTTGCGGGCTTTTCTTTTGTGAAAGAGGTTATCCGTACC is part of the Deltaproteobacteria bacterium genome and harbors:
- the radC gene encoding DNA repair protein RadC, which encodes MKRVTDIPQNERPREKLAKKGPQALSDVELMAILIGRGIEGHDVMSVANQVLTAIDSNGGTPDCSALQNIAGMGPAKATLIAAALEFARRRIKPEGFKISFPAEVLPLIQHYADRKQEHFLCVSLNGSNEVIAVRVISVGLVNKTHVHPREVFADAITDRASAVIVAHNHPSGNVEPGKEDMEITKQLMSAGEILGIKLLDHIIFNRASYYSFLEKKEI
- a CDS encoding RloB domain-containing protein, which produces MGTDNLFHKRKARKAEMHRRRIATLSPLPRVLIVCEGGKTEPHYFRWLINYFGLNRANVVIGDKKNGLDPKRLVDYALEEYNKERDFDHVYCVFDRDKHATYDATVDKIRSVRLRKGATIHATTSIPCFEFWLLLHFTYTTRQYDAPINESNCELVVSDLRKHIPDYDKGSQNFLIYLVDKTEEAISNAKQLGKFHESSGTDNPSTKIYVLVEYLKSLKR